One Microbacterium sp. W4I20 DNA window includes the following coding sequences:
- a CDS encoding GAF and ANTAR domain-containing protein, with translation MRTREDHLLQTVSALADSLVADFAVVDVLQLLVDECTALFDASAAGILLKSPDGELEVIASTNERSEFVGLMQLRAGDGPCVEAVTTGQVVSVPDLAQAADRWPTFAADARRSGYASLHAIPMRLRQSTIGSLNLFGDRVRALNEPDAIAARTFADIATISILQQRLVEESSLAQAQLQRALDSRVVIEQAKGYLAQSHGLDMDAAFQRLRAHARSTRTRLSDVAEEVVAGRLAL, from the coding sequence ATGAGGACGCGCGAGGACCATCTGCTGCAGACCGTCTCTGCGCTGGCCGACTCACTCGTCGCCGATTTCGCCGTCGTCGACGTGCTGCAATTGCTCGTCGACGAGTGCACGGCGCTCTTCGACGCGTCGGCCGCCGGCATTCTCCTGAAGAGTCCGGACGGAGAGCTCGAGGTGATCGCATCGACCAATGAGCGCAGCGAGTTCGTCGGGCTCATGCAACTCCGGGCAGGTGACGGCCCCTGCGTGGAAGCGGTCACCACGGGTCAGGTCGTGTCCGTCCCCGACCTCGCCCAGGCGGCGGACCGGTGGCCGACGTTCGCCGCGGATGCCCGCCGATCCGGGTATGCGTCGCTGCACGCGATCCCGATGCGTCTGCGGCAGTCGACGATCGGATCACTCAACCTTTTCGGCGACCGCGTCCGCGCGCTGAACGAACCCGATGCGATCGCAGCCCGAACCTTCGCAGACATCGCGACGATCAGCATCCTCCAGCAGCGCCTCGTCGAGGAATCGTCCCTCGCCCAGGCGCAGCTTCAGCGAGCTCTCGACAGCCGTGTCGTCATCGAACAGGCCAAGGGCTACCTCGCCCAGAGCCATGGCCTCGATATGGACGCGGCCTTCCAGCGACTGCGCGCCCATGCCCGATCGACCCGGACCCGGTTGTCGGACGTCGCCGAAGAAGTCGTCGCCGGTCGTCTCGCACTCTGA
- a CDS encoding glycoside hydrolase family 32 protein, which yields MRPTYHFSVPDNWKNDPQRPIYLDGEYHYYYLYNADYLEGGAGTSWRRATTRDHVVFEDRGEAIPKFSDGNGDCWSGSLVVDEDNTAGYGAGAVIALITQAPEGGQAQFLWYSTDRGRSFLPGGIEPVLANPGVLDFRDPKVIWDADRDRWFMVNAEGHALGFYVSADLRSWERVGEFVRTDIGILECPDIFRMMADDGSSHWILGTSGNAKHRGLPATYAYWTGSFDGSAFVPDRDEPEWLDYGFDFYGAVTYPHHDETGKEDPTLRRALGWANFWDYPHNTPTLVTDGYNGDDMIVRDIRLKKGGDGYYLASTPTAALGDYVSHTHDLGDIEVSGTYDLDLQESTYDVTCEIVWDPEVPPASVGIEVCRSPGGWRHVAAGAHVSGGYAYVNRSSTINPTAGETQTPVDSSTGRLALRILVDRTSVEMFIADGRAVHSHRVFPLDGDNRVRLFSRDGSSTFRGLTVRRFG from the coding sequence ATGCGACCGACGTACCACTTCAGCGTTCCCGACAACTGGAAGAACGATCCTCAGCGGCCGATCTACCTCGACGGCGAGTATCACTACTACTACCTCTACAACGCCGACTACCTTGAGGGAGGAGCCGGTACGTCGTGGCGCCGCGCCACCACTCGCGACCACGTCGTCTTCGAGGACCGGGGCGAGGCGATCCCCAAGTTCAGCGACGGGAACGGCGACTGCTGGTCGGGATCCTTGGTCGTCGATGAGGATAACACGGCGGGATACGGGGCGGGGGCCGTGATCGCCCTCATCACCCAGGCGCCCGAGGGCGGGCAGGCGCAGTTCCTCTGGTACTCCACGGATCGCGGTCGATCCTTCCTCCCGGGAGGCATCGAGCCTGTGCTCGCCAACCCGGGCGTGCTGGACTTCCGCGACCCCAAGGTGATCTGGGACGCCGACCGAGACCGCTGGTTCATGGTCAACGCCGAAGGGCACGCTCTGGGCTTCTACGTCTCGGCTGACCTGCGCTCCTGGGAGCGCGTCGGGGAGTTCGTACGGACCGACATCGGCATCCTCGAGTGCCCGGACATCTTCCGGATGATGGCGGATGACGGATCCTCGCATTGGATTCTCGGAACCAGCGGGAACGCCAAGCACCGGGGTCTTCCTGCCACCTACGCCTATTGGACTGGCAGCTTCGACGGTTCCGCGTTCGTGCCCGACCGCGATGAGCCGGAATGGCTCGACTACGGCTTCGACTTCTACGGCGCGGTCACCTACCCGCATCACGACGAGACGGGGAAGGAGGATCCGACGCTGCGTCGAGCCCTGGGCTGGGCCAACTTCTGGGACTACCCGCACAACACGCCGACTCTCGTCACGGACGGCTACAACGGCGACGACATGATCGTCCGCGACATCCGGTTGAAGAAGGGAGGCGACGGCTACTACCTCGCTTCGACCCCGACAGCTGCCCTCGGCGACTACGTATCGCACACGCACGACCTGGGCGACATCGAGGTCTCGGGAACGTACGATCTCGATCTTCAGGAATCCACCTACGATGTCACCTGCGAGATCGTCTGGGACCCGGAGGTGCCGCCCGCGAGCGTCGGAATCGAGGTATGCCGCTCACCCGGAGGTTGGCGTCATGTCGCGGCAGGAGCGCATGTGTCCGGCGGGTACGCGTACGTCAATCGGAGCTCGACGATCAATCCGACCGCCGGCGAGACGCAGACTCCGGTCGACTCGTCGACGGGGCGGCTGGCCCTGCGGATCCTCGTCGATCGCACCAGCGTCGAGATGTTCATCGCTGACGGTCGCGCGGTGCACTCGCACCGCGTGTTCCCCCTCGACGGAGACAACCGCGTCCGGCTCTTCTCGCGTGACGGGTCGAGCACGTTCCGGGGGCTGACAGTGAGGCGGTTCGGGTAG
- a CDS encoding PfkB family carbohydrate kinase encodes MIGAPAEPVDVLVVGEALVDIVEGGGSATEHPGGSPANVALGLGRRGIDVALLTDLGRDPRGSRIARHLERSGVRVLAESFSDRPTSTATATLRDDGSASYLFDVQWNPGAAPLAVSPVVVHTGSIGAFLHPGRATVIAHLDRLGARLVTFDPNIRPALLGTHAETLADFEDMAARAGIVKMSDEDAQWLYPRLSPTEVSDRVRALGPRLVVITRGEGGSMLTAEAAAVSIAASIVPVIDTIGAGDTYMTSLIADVLALSDRDLDRTRLEWLGRRAARAAAITVSRAGADLPWQDELAGAELLSPSKG; translated from the coding sequence ATGATCGGCGCCCCGGCCGAACCGGTTGATGTCCTCGTCGTCGGCGAGGCGCTCGTCGACATCGTCGAGGGTGGCGGCTCGGCGACGGAGCATCCGGGCGGCAGCCCCGCCAACGTCGCCCTGGGGCTCGGCCGCCGCGGCATCGACGTCGCACTGCTGACCGACCTCGGACGAGACCCGCGGGGCAGTCGGATCGCGCGTCATCTCGAACGATCGGGGGTGCGTGTCCTGGCTGAATCGTTCTCGGATCGGCCCACGTCCACGGCAACCGCGACTCTGCGCGATGACGGTTCGGCGTCCTACCTCTTCGATGTGCAGTGGAATCCCGGCGCTGCGCCGCTGGCGGTGTCACCGGTCGTCGTGCACACGGGGTCGATCGGCGCCTTCCTGCACCCGGGACGCGCGACCGTGATTGCGCATCTGGATCGGCTCGGAGCCCGCCTCGTCACGTTCGACCCGAACATCCGCCCGGCCCTGCTCGGCACCCACGCCGAGACGCTCGCAGACTTCGAGGACATGGCTGCGCGTGCGGGCATCGTGAAGATGAGCGATGAAGACGCTCAGTGGCTGTATCCGAGGCTGTCGCCCACCGAGGTGAGTGATCGCGTCCGTGCCCTCGGACCTCGGTTGGTGGTGATCACGCGCGGGGAGGGCGGATCGATGCTCACGGCTGAGGCCGCCGCCGTATCGATCGCTGCGTCCATCGTGCCGGTCATCGACACGATCGGGGCCGGAGACACATACATGACCTCGCTGATCGCCGACGTGCTGGCGCTGTCCGATCGCGATCTCGATCGGACGAGGCTCGAGTGGCTGGGCCGCCGTGCGGCTCGTGCCGCGGCCATCACGGTCTCCCGGGCCGGTGCTGATCTGCCATGGCAGGACGAACTCGCGGGAGCCGAGCTGCTCTCACCATCGAAAGGATGA
- a CDS encoding glycoside hydrolase family 32 protein, translating into MTTPLTDATSRPQAHFAPAENWMNDPNGLIHHDGLYHLYFQHNPESADWGNMSWGHATSPDLLTWQEHAVALRFDDDEQVFSGSIVFDASNSSGLGTDGRPPLIALYTSATDQGQAQALAHSADGGYTWTKHGIVLDRGTPDFRDPKVFRHDGKWILVAVEALDRQVHLFRSDDLREWKPLSVFGPFGAPEGMWECPDLFPVGDRWVLALSVNPGHPGGGSGMQYIVGDFDGMTFTASRWDWLDHGHDYYAGVTFSGLDGPVMLAWLDNWSYAREVPTHPWRGSMALPRRLSLRGDVLLQSPAVELDRPAVFSCEATPIPVAGFGLPEETRGTARRIETTIRPAGAAIELHVRAGAERGEAIVVRYDEGVLTVDRSGTSNTSFSDSYGLVSRAPVELRDGVLDLDIWVDTTSVEVFADGGAVTISEQIVTADERIGVRIGADRLGATIDSLVITDLDRG; encoded by the coding sequence ATGACGACGCCCCTCACCGACGCGACCAGCCGCCCGCAGGCCCACTTCGCTCCCGCCGAGAACTGGATGAACGATCCGAACGGTCTCATCCACCATGACGGCCTCTACCACCTGTACTTCCAGCACAACCCCGAGTCGGCGGACTGGGGGAACATGAGCTGGGGGCACGCCACCAGCCCCGACCTGCTCACGTGGCAGGAGCACGCCGTGGCATTGCGATTCGATGACGACGAGCAGGTGTTCTCCGGCTCGATCGTGTTCGATGCGTCGAACTCGTCCGGTCTCGGCACCGACGGCCGTCCTCCTCTGATCGCGCTGTACACGTCGGCGACGGATCAGGGGCAAGCGCAGGCGCTCGCCCACAGCGCGGACGGCGGCTACACGTGGACCAAGCACGGCATCGTGCTCGATCGCGGTACCCCCGACTTCCGCGACCCGAAGGTGTTCCGCCATGACGGGAAGTGGATCCTCGTCGCAGTGGAGGCGCTCGACCGGCAGGTGCATCTCTTCCGGTCTGATGATTTGCGCGAGTGGAAGCCGCTGAGCGTGTTCGGTCCGTTCGGCGCGCCGGAGGGCATGTGGGAATGCCCCGACCTCTTCCCGGTGGGCGACAGGTGGGTGCTGGCCCTATCCGTGAATCCGGGGCATCCGGGCGGGGGTTCCGGCATGCAGTACATCGTCGGCGACTTCGACGGGATGACGTTCACCGCGTCGCGCTGGGACTGGCTCGACCACGGGCATGACTACTATGCCGGCGTCACCTTCAGCGGTCTGGACGGACCGGTGATGCTCGCCTGGCTCGACAACTGGTCGTACGCCCGCGAAGTGCCGACGCACCCATGGCGCGGGAGCATGGCGCTTCCGCGACGGCTCTCGCTTCGCGGAGATGTGCTTTTGCAGTCGCCCGCCGTCGAGCTCGATCGCCCGGCAGTCTTCTCCTGTGAGGCGACGCCGATCCCGGTGGCCGGGTTCGGGCTGCCTGAGGAGACGCGGGGGACCGCGCGGCGCATCGAAACCACGATCCGCCCCGCCGGGGCGGCAATCGAGTTGCACGTCCGGGCCGGAGCGGAGCGGGGCGAAGCCATCGTGGTGCGATACGACGAGGGGGTGCTGACGGTGGATCGATCCGGAACGTCGAACACCTCCTTCTCGGATTCCTACGGACTCGTCTCCCGGGCACCGGTCGAGTTGCGCGACGGGGTGCTCGATCTCGACATCTGGGTCGACACCACCTCCGTCGAGGTGTTCGCCGACGGAGGCGCGGTCACGATCAGCGAACAGATCGTGACCGCGGACGAGCGCATCGGCGTCCGCATCGGCGCGGATCGGCTCGGTGCGACGATCGACTCGCTGGTGATCACCGATCTGGATCGCGGATGA
- a CDS encoding ABC transporter ATP-binding protein, protein MITTPHAPASSTQQPDAADVILDVRELTIAYDVNGRSVTAVEDVSFSIRRGETFGLAGESGSGKSTIANAILKLLGGNGRIVSGSIRCGDVDIDSLHGEELRAFRWNRVSMVFQSAMNSLNPVMTVGDQIVDVFTTHRRMKRAEARDRARQLLELVGIDPDRMTSYPHQLSGGMRQRAVIAIALALEPDLLIMDEPTTALDVVVQQEIINEIKELQARLGFAILFITHDLSLMVEISQRLGVMRHGVLLEVGESAEVYARPKHEYTRQLIDAFPPVKRDPSEPAPEPVASDAVDGTVPDPAAKDDVVVSLRDVTKDFTAGSMFARRSTRAVDGASFDLHAGEIMALVGESGSGKSTIARILARLEQPSDGRLVVEGIDVLRDEPRRASRRYRNAVQMVFQDPFGSLNPTKRIRHFLERPLAIYSDLSAAQRREEAADLMRSVELDPTLLDRHPHELSGGQRQRVAIARALAVNPKVILADEPTSMLDVSVRMGVLQLLKRLRDERGISILYITHDLASARFVADTTIVMLRGALVEGGRSAEVMDAPQHPYTRLLVSAAPDPLRRTPFDREDRARVRALIHTITEGRSPAQERPEHRFVSSTHWYSQDGFE, encoded by the coding sequence ATGATCACCACACCGCACGCGCCCGCGAGCAGCACACAGCAGCCGGACGCGGCCGACGTCATCCTCGACGTGCGCGAGCTCACCATCGCCTATGACGTGAACGGACGGTCCGTCACCGCTGTGGAGGACGTGTCCTTCTCGATCCGCCGGGGCGAGACGTTCGGCCTGGCCGGAGAATCGGGTAGCGGCAAGAGCACGATCGCGAACGCCATCCTCAAGCTCCTCGGCGGCAACGGCCGCATCGTGTCGGGATCGATCCGTTGCGGCGACGTCGACATCGACAGTCTGCACGGGGAGGAGCTGCGCGCTTTCCGCTGGAACCGCGTCTCGATGGTCTTCCAGAGCGCGATGAACTCCCTGAACCCCGTGATGACGGTCGGGGATCAGATCGTCGACGTCTTCACCACGCATCGGAGGATGAAACGCGCTGAGGCGCGCGATCGGGCGCGGCAACTGCTCGAGCTCGTGGGCATCGACCCCGACCGCATGACGTCGTACCCGCATCAGCTCTCCGGGGGCATGCGCCAGCGCGCAGTGATCGCGATCGCGCTGGCACTCGAGCCGGACCTCTTGATCATGGATGAGCCCACCACCGCTCTCGACGTGGTCGTGCAGCAGGAGATCATCAACGAGATCAAGGAGCTGCAGGCCCGCCTCGGGTTCGCGATCCTCTTCATCACGCACGACCTGTCTCTGATGGTCGAGATCAGTCAGAGGCTCGGCGTCATGCGTCACGGCGTCCTGCTCGAAGTCGGGGAGTCTGCCGAGGTGTACGCCCGACCGAAGCACGAGTACACGCGGCAGCTCATCGATGCCTTCCCACCGGTCAAGCGCGATCCTTCGGAGCCAGCGCCGGAGCCGGTGGCGTCCGACGCGGTGGACGGAACCGTGCCGGATCCGGCCGCGAAGGACGACGTGGTGGTATCGCTCCGCGACGTGACGAAGGACTTCACGGCAGGATCGATGTTCGCGCGGCGCAGCACCAGAGCCGTCGACGGCGCGAGTTTCGACCTGCATGCCGGGGAGATCATGGCGCTGGTGGGAGAATCCGGCAGCGGCAAGAGCACGATCGCCCGCATCCTGGCGCGACTCGAGCAGCCGTCCGACGGACGACTGGTGGTCGAGGGCATCGATGTGCTCCGCGACGAGCCGCGGCGCGCGTCACGGCGTTACCGGAACGCGGTGCAGATGGTCTTCCAGGATCCGTTCGGATCCCTGAACCCGACGAAGCGCATCCGCCACTTCCTCGAGCGCCCGCTGGCCATCTACTCCGACCTCTCCGCCGCGCAGCGACGCGAAGAGGCCGCTGACCTGATGCGATCGGTCGAGCTCGACCCCACGTTGCTCGATCGGCACCCGCACGAGCTGTCCGGAGGGCAGCGCCAGCGTGTGGCGATCGCCCGGGCTCTGGCCGTGAACCCGAAGGTGATCCTCGCCGACGAGCCCACCTCCATGCTCGACGTGTCCGTGCGGATGGGAGTGCTGCAGCTGCTGAAGCGCCTCCGCGACGAGCGCGGCATCTCGATCCTCTACATCACCCACGATCTCGCCTCCGCGCGGTTCGTCGCAGACACGACGATCGTCATGCTCCGCGGAGCGCTCGTCGAAGGCGGGCGGAGTGCCGAAGTGATGGACGCGCCGCAGCACCCGTACACGCGGCTGCTCGTCTCGGCCGCCCCCGATCCGCTCCGGCGCACTCCGTTCGATCGGGAAGATCGCGCCCGCGTCCGGGCACTGATCCACACGATCACGGAGGGGCGATCGCCCGCGCAGGAGCGGCCGGAGCACCGGTTCGTCTCCTCGACGCACTGGTACAGCCAGGACGGCTTCGAGTGA
- a CDS encoding ABC transporter permease, with protein sequence MSVQNSGSSMLSTATTSRPGVPVKSPVYRDHLLARLLRDRRAMIGLIILALFVVVAIAAPLLAPGNPRASVVEGSEAPSLAHLLGTTAKGEDVLALLIWGSQSSLGIGFTVGALATLIGLLVGLVSAFFGRVVDDVLSVVTNIFLLIPGLPLLIILAAFLPPGPGTIVVVLVATGWAGSARVVRSQALSLRGKDYTDAAVVTGERPLTIMFREMLPNMASIVMSTFLACVIFGIGAQAGLEFLGLGDVSAISWGTNLYWASIEGSLIRGTWWTFIPSGVAIALVAFALALINYAVDEITNPRLAGRTKRKDRRR encoded by the coding sequence ATGTCCGTACAGAACTCCGGATCGAGCATGCTCTCCACCGCGACGACTTCGCGTCCCGGCGTCCCGGTGAAGAGCCCGGTCTACCGCGATCACCTGCTCGCGCGTCTGCTCCGCGACCGGCGCGCCATGATCGGCTTGATCATCCTGGCGCTCTTCGTGGTGGTCGCCATCGCCGCACCGCTGCTGGCACCCGGCAATCCCCGCGCCTCCGTCGTCGAGGGTTCCGAGGCGCCGTCGTTGGCGCACCTCCTCGGCACCACGGCGAAGGGCGAGGATGTCCTCGCTCTTCTGATCTGGGGATCGCAGAGCTCGCTCGGCATCGGCTTCACCGTCGGAGCACTTGCGACCCTCATCGGCCTGCTGGTCGGTCTGGTGTCGGCCTTCTTCGGACGGGTGGTCGACGACGTGCTGTCGGTGGTGACGAACATCTTCCTGCTGATCCCTGGGCTGCCGCTGCTGATCATCCTCGCCGCATTCCTGCCGCCGGGACCCGGGACGATCGTGGTGGTGCTGGTCGCGACGGGGTGGGCGGGGTCCGCTCGCGTCGTCCGCTCGCAGGCACTCTCCCTGCGTGGGAAGGACTACACCGATGCGGCGGTCGTGACCGGTGAGCGGCCCTTGACCATCATGTTCCGGGAAATGCTGCCCAACATGGCGTCCATCGTGATGAGCACCTTCCTCGCCTGTGTGATCTTCGGCATCGGCGCTCAGGCGGGTCTCGAGTTCCTCGGGCTCGGCGACGTCTCGGCCATCAGCTGGGGTACCAACCTCTACTGGGCGAGCATCGAGGGCTCACTGATCCGGGGCACCTGGTGGACCTTCATCCCGTCGGGTGTCGCCATCGCCCTCGTCGCGTTCGCGCTCGCCCTCATCAACTACGCCGTCGACGAGATCACCAACCCTCGACTCGCCGGACGGACCAAGAGAAAGGACCGTCGGCGATGA
- a CDS encoding ABC transporter permease, giving the protein MAFVLRRLGYYLIAFWASLTINFLLPRLMPGDPVGRMLGQMQNLTDDQIAQFRHLFGLDDRPVWQQYIQYIGDVFSGNLGLSISQFPTPVVQVIGAQLGYTILLGGTALVISFLLGNLLGIWAAWRRGGALDTIFPPLLVFTGSFPYFFIAMIALYLFAVSLKWFPIGQAFTLGTVPSFSGEFIGDLLFHLVLPAGTIVAVSIGGWMLGMRNTMIGTAAEDYITMARAKGLTERRIMYRYAARNAMLPSVTAFGMSIGFVVGGALLTEVVFAYPGIGYQLLRAVQALDYPLMQGIFLTLTAAVLVANFLIDIFYVRLDPRVRVR; this is encoded by the coding sequence ATGGCTTTCGTGCTCCGTAGACTCGGCTACTACCTGATCGCGTTCTGGGCTTCCCTCACGATCAACTTCCTGCTCCCGCGTCTGATGCCGGGCGACCCCGTCGGCCGCATGCTCGGTCAGATGCAGAACCTGACGGATGATCAGATCGCGCAGTTCCGGCACCTGTTCGGTCTCGACGACCGTCCGGTGTGGCAGCAGTACATCCAATACATCGGGGATGTCTTCAGCGGCAATCTCGGCCTGTCGATCTCTCAATTCCCCACTCCTGTCGTGCAGGTGATCGGCGCTCAACTGGGCTACACGATCCTGCTCGGCGGAACCGCGCTGGTGATCTCGTTCCTCCTCGGCAACCTGCTGGGCATCTGGGCCGCCTGGCGTCGCGGCGGCGCGCTGGACACCATCTTCCCGCCACTGCTGGTGTTCACCGGATCGTTCCCCTACTTCTTCATCGCGATGATCGCGCTGTACCTGTTCGCCGTCAGCCTGAAGTGGTTCCCGATCGGTCAGGCGTTCACGTTGGGCACTGTCCCGTCGTTCAGCGGCGAGTTCATCGGCGACCTGCTGTTCCACCTCGTCCTCCCCGCCGGGACGATCGTCGCGGTCTCGATCGGCGGATGGATGCTGGGCATGCGCAACACCATGATCGGCACCGCCGCCGAGGACTACATCACGATGGCGCGCGCGAAGGGACTGACCGAGCGGCGCATCATGTACCGCTACGCGGCCCGCAATGCCATGCTGCCCTCGGTGACCGCCTTCGGTATGTCGATCGGCTTCGTGGTCGGTGGCGCGCTGCTCACCGAGGTGGTGTTCGCCTACCCCGGCATCGGCTACCAGCTGCTCCGGGCCGTGCAGGCGCTGGACTACCCGCTCATGCAGGGTATCTTCCTCACCCTGACCGCCGCAGTGCTGGTCGCCAACTTCCTGATCGACATCTTCTACGTGCGGCTCGACCCGCGTGTGCGAGTGAGGTAA
- a CDS encoding glycoside hydrolase family 172 protein, which produces MNHSFLHDAERALDRGDRSRAFTAENRTAERGGGGKAVSALGPGRKGAPCLTIPAGETVTLADAAGAGEIRHIWFTVTHHTRAVGFVLRDLVLRMYWDGSDVPSVEVPLGDFFCNGNGQRSLVTSSQVLVAPTSGMNSYFRMPFRDGARITVENQHPVDVEGFFFQIDWIEIPEPAAVPELRFHAEFRRENPTRIAEDYTLVDGITGRGIFLGSYLTIVALERYWWGEGEMKFYVDGDTEYPTICGTGIEDYYGGAWAFQDRLSSEVEPQVLTYSAPYVGYPTYITRDESQQAVYATAMAPMHGMYRWHEPDPIYFHTDLRVTVQQIGQVGPDLVERSDDVSSVAYWYQDSSGNTGHPFPTRDQRRPR; this is translated from the coding sequence ATGAACCATTCATTCCTGCACGATGCCGAGCGGGCACTCGACCGCGGTGATCGATCCCGTGCTTTCACTGCCGAGAATCGCACCGCCGAGCGCGGTGGCGGTGGCAAGGCGGTGTCCGCACTCGGACCGGGGCGCAAGGGCGCGCCCTGCCTGACGATTCCCGCCGGTGAGACGGTGACGCTGGCGGATGCCGCGGGGGCGGGGGAGATCCGGCACATCTGGTTCACCGTGACCCACCACACCCGCGCCGTGGGCTTCGTGCTGCGCGACCTGGTGCTGCGCATGTACTGGGACGGATCCGACGTCCCCTCCGTCGAGGTCCCCCTCGGCGACTTCTTCTGCAACGGCAACGGTCAGCGCAGTCTCGTCACCTCGTCGCAGGTGCTGGTCGCGCCCACCAGCGGCATGAACTCCTATTTCCGGATGCCGTTCCGCGACGGGGCAAGGATCACGGTCGAGAACCAGCATCCGGTGGATGTCGAAGGCTTCTTCTTCCAGATCGACTGGATCGAGATCCCAGAGCCCGCCGCGGTGCCCGAGCTGCGGTTCCACGCCGAGTTCCGCCGTGAGAACCCGACCCGCATCGCCGAGGACTACACGCTGGTCGACGGGATCACCGGCCGCGGGATCTTCCTCGGCTCGTACCTCACGATCGTCGCGCTGGAGCGCTACTGGTGGGGCGAGGGCGAGATGAAGTTCTACGTCGACGGCGACACGGAGTACCCGACGATCTGCGGCACCGGCATCGAAGACTATTACGGCGGTGCATGGGCGTTCCAGGATCGGCTGTCGTCCGAGGTCGAGCCGCAGGTACTCACCTACAGCGCGCCGTATGTGGGATACCCGACCTACATCACGCGTGATGAATCCCAGCAGGCGGTGTACGCGACCGCGATGGCTCCGATGCACGGCATGTACCGCTGGCACGAACCCGACCCCATCTACTTCCACACCGATCTTCGCGTCACCGTGCAGCAGATCGGACAGGTCGGGCCCGACCTCGTCGAGCGCTCGGACGACGTGTCCTCGGTGGCGTACTGGTACCAGGACTCGTCCGGAAACACCGGCCACCCGTTCCCCACCCGCGATCAGCGGCGACCGCGTTGA